In the genome of Hymenobacter cellulosivorans, one region contains:
- a CDS encoding DUF3826 domain-containing protein: MSYTFSRLLLASFLATTAAVEVSAQTTPTETKEAAYTRTVNERAGKIVEKLGPLSPAAAQQVQSIIADQYQQLNQVHERQKAELSPLKAQPKTEATAAAIKQVEERTNQDLAKLHTKYLRKLNQKLSPAQVEQVKDGMTYGVLPITMRAYQDMLPNLTPEQKAQMLAWLTEAREKAMDAGSSEQKHAWFGKYKGKINNYLSAAGIDMNQAGKDWQARLAARKAAEAAQ, from the coding sequence ATGTCGTACACTTTCTCTCGCCTGCTGTTAGCTAGTTTTTTGGCCACTACGGCCGCTGTTGAGGTCTCAGCCCAGACGACCCCAACCGAAACCAAGGAAGCAGCCTATACGCGCACCGTCAATGAGCGGGCGGGCAAAATCGTGGAGAAGCTGGGACCTCTCTCTCCTGCCGCGGCCCAGCAGGTGCAGAGCATCATTGCCGACCAGTATCAGCAGCTGAACCAGGTGCACGAGCGCCAGAAAGCGGAGCTGAGCCCGTTGAAGGCCCAGCCCAAGACCGAAGCCACCGCGGCCGCCATCAAGCAGGTAGAGGAGCGCACCAACCAGGACCTGGCCAAGCTGCACACCAAGTACCTGCGCAAGCTGAACCAGAAGCTCAGCCCGGCCCAGGTCGAGCAAGTCAAAGACGGCATGACCTACGGCGTGCTGCCCATCACAATGCGGGCCTACCAGGACATGCTGCCCAACCTGACCCCGGAGCAGAAAGCCCAGATGCTGGCCTGGCTTACCGAAGCCCGCGAAAAGGCCATGGACGCGGGTTCATCGGAGCAGAAGCACGCCTGGTTTGGCAAGTACAAAGGCAAGATCAACAACTACCTCTCGGCCGCCGGCATCGACATGAACCAGGCCGGCAAAGACTGGCAAGCCCGCCTTGCGGCCCGCAAAGCCGCTGAGGCGGCCCAGTAA
- a CDS encoding sugar phosphate isomerase/epimerase family protein, protein MKPVVSRREFLRAGSLLTAGLLVPGLRPSLLAARPLRYKIAVVDLMLLKRQKLGALALTKEIGADGVEIDMGGLGQRDTFDNQLAKPEIRQQFLDKAKELNLEICSLAMTGFYAQSFATRPTYQRMVQDCLDTMQQMQVKVAFLPLGTQGDLVRNPELRPAIVERLKVVGKMAKKAGVVVGIETALDARGEVELLREINSKHIQIYFNFSNPLKAGRDLHEELRILGAKRICQMHCTDEDGVWLENNTRLDMRKVKQTLAELNWQGWLVIERSRDANDARNVRRNFGANATYLKSIFQAG, encoded by the coding sequence ATGAAGCCCGTCGTTTCCCGCCGCGAATTTCTCCGAGCCGGCTCCCTGCTTACGGCCGGCCTGCTCGTGCCTGGCTTGCGGCCCTCCCTGCTGGCGGCCCGCCCGCTCCGCTACAAAATTGCGGTGGTCGACTTGATGCTTCTCAAGCGCCAAAAGCTGGGCGCCCTGGCGCTGACCAAGGAAATCGGCGCCGACGGAGTGGAAATTGACATGGGTGGCCTGGGCCAGCGCGACACCTTCGACAACCAGCTGGCTAAGCCCGAAATCCGCCAGCAGTTCCTCGACAAGGCCAAGGAATTGAACCTGGAAATATGCTCGTTGGCCATGACGGGCTTCTACGCCCAGTCGTTTGCCACCCGGCCCACCTACCAGCGCATGGTGCAGGACTGCCTCGACACGATGCAGCAGATGCAGGTGAAAGTGGCCTTTCTGCCCCTAGGTACCCAGGGCGACCTGGTGCGCAACCCCGAGCTGCGTCCCGCCATTGTGGAGCGGCTCAAGGTGGTGGGCAAAATGGCCAAGAAGGCGGGCGTGGTCGTGGGCATTGAAACCGCACTGGATGCCCGCGGCGAAGTAGAGCTGCTGCGCGAAATCAACTCGAAGCACATCCAAATCTACTTCAACTTCTCCAACCCGCTCAAGGCCGGGCGCGACCTGCACGAGGAGCTGCGGATTCTGGGTGCCAAGCGCATCTGCCAGATGCACTGCACCGACGAGGACGGCGTGTGGCTCGAAAACAACACCCGCCTGGACATGCGCAAGGTGAAGCAAACCCTGGCCGAGCTGAACTGGCAGGGCTGGCTGGTAATAGAACGTTCCCGCGACGCCAACGACGCGCGCAACGTGCGCCGCAACTTCGGGGCCAACGCAACTTACCTAAAGTCCATTTTTCAAGCGGGTTAG
- a CDS encoding sialate O-acetylesterase: MKTTRIGLLLGLLLLASSARAWVVLPRVLGHHMVLQRNQPVPIWGTAAPGEAVTVTFGAQQLGTTANAAGRWQVTLKPLRASAVPAELVIAGRNTIRLQNILVGEVWLCSGQSNMEYTMRKNSKVTIPATEDAGPLAELEHARNPALRIFLVNRKELAKPDSLHRGWSIAQDSALRAFSAPAYFFAKELYAHLHVPVGVISSAVPGSRIEPWIAEQAFAQDAYYASQKVDGDPGKFYEPMIRPLVPFAVRGFLWYQGESNCFLAETSTYTHKLQTLIQSWRAAWHNDQLPFYFVQLAPFLYSESKDPRVPLTRETLPRFREAQQAVLRTPHTGMIVTTDLVTKLDDIHPPYKWKIGQRLALLALSGTYRRPKAEGVGPVFRRVRFRKNEAVVSFEPLKSRLTSKDGQPLTDFTLAGADGVFVPAQARIAGQRVVVSAPGVAKPVAVRFGWDEAAKPNLFSAAGLPARPFRTDTLPPSTPPLP; this comes from the coding sequence ATGAAAACGACTCGAATCGGCCTGCTGCTAGGGCTGCTGCTGCTGGCTTCCTCGGCCCGGGCCTGGGTGGTGCTGCCGCGGGTGCTGGGCCACCACATGGTGCTGCAGCGCAACCAGCCCGTGCCCATCTGGGGCACCGCCGCGCCCGGCGAAGCCGTGACAGTAACCTTTGGCGCCCAGCAGCTGGGTACTACAGCCAATGCTGCCGGCCGTTGGCAGGTTACGCTCAAGCCCTTGCGGGCCTCGGCTGTGCCGGCGGAACTGGTCATTGCGGGCCGCAACACCATTCGGCTGCAGAATATTCTGGTGGGCGAAGTCTGGCTGTGCTCGGGGCAGTCGAATATGGAATATACCATGCGCAAGAACAGCAAGGTGACTATTCCCGCCACCGAAGACGCCGGTCCGCTGGCCGAGCTGGAACACGCCCGCAACCCCGCACTGCGCATTTTCCTGGTCAACCGCAAGGAGCTGGCCAAGCCCGATTCCCTGCACCGGGGCTGGAGCATCGCCCAGGATTCGGCGCTGCGTGCTTTTTCGGCCCCGGCCTACTTCTTTGCCAAAGAGCTGTATGCGCACCTGCACGTGCCGGTGGGCGTCATTTCCTCGGCTGTTCCCGGCTCCCGCATTGAGCCCTGGATTGCCGAACAGGCCTTTGCCCAGGATGCCTACTACGCCAGTCAGAAAGTCGACGGGGACCCGGGCAAGTTCTACGAGCCCATGATCCGGCCGCTGGTGCCCTTCGCCGTGCGTGGCTTTCTGTGGTACCAGGGTGAGTCGAACTGCTTTCTGGCCGAAACCAGCACCTACACCCACAAGCTCCAAACGCTGATACAGAGTTGGCGTGCGGCCTGGCACAACGACCAGCTACCCTTCTACTTCGTGCAGCTGGCCCCTTTTCTGTACTCCGAATCCAAAGACCCCAGGGTGCCCCTGACCCGCGAAACCCTGCCCCGCTTCCGAGAAGCCCAGCAGGCCGTGCTTCGGACGCCTCACACCGGCATGATTGTCACCACCGACCTGGTCACCAAGCTCGACGATATTCACCCGCCCTACAAGTGGAAAATTGGGCAACGCCTGGCCCTGCTGGCCTTGTCCGGCACCTACCGCCGACCTAAGGCAGAAGGCGTCGGGCCGGTATTCCGGCGGGTGCGCTTTCGTAAAAATGAGGCGGTGGTATCCTTCGAGCCGCTGAAAAGCCGCCTCACCAGCAAGGATGGCCAGCCGCTGACCGACTTTACCCTGGCCGGTGCCGACGGCGTGTTCGTGCCCGCCCAGGCCCGCATTGCGGGCCAGCGCGTGGTGGTTTCAGCGCCCGGCGTGGCCAAGCCGGTGGCCGTGCGCTTCGGCTGGGACGAGGCCGCCAAGCCCAACCTGTTTTCGGCCGCCGGCCTGCCCGCCCGCCCCTTCCGCACCGATACGCTCCCACCTTCTACCCCACCCCTGCCATGA
- a CDS encoding DUF6298 domain-containing protein — protein MLRLPKHDTLIQASFPPIRPVPTSRFLPVLLFLLAASAGSGLAQGPKPVKKQPPVSTGKDGKLEYAPDSLGNRIPDFSYCGYRAGAQVIPLVPSKVTVPTQTGDATARIQAALDYVATLPLGKDGFRGAVLLGKGRHEIAGRLLIRASGVVLRGSGMGPDGTTLLGTGYSRENLLTLAGRNNRKLETAQPITDRYVPVNARTVRVANAAGFKTGDRVRVQRPSTAAWIQTLGTQSFGGGESALGWKPGQRDLFWDRQVVAVDANGITLDAPLTTALDQTYGGGTVARTSWPGLISQVGVENLRLESAVDAANAKDEDHRWMAIVLDNVQDAWVRQVVFRHFAGSAVLAQETTRRITVEDCISTEPVSEIGGERRNTFMTKGQQGLFQRLYAEAGYHDFAVGYCAAGPNAFVQCEAEDAFSFSGAIDSWAAGTLFDIVKEYGQALRFGNREQDGQGAGWAAANSVFWQCTAARVDCYQPPTAQNWAFGTWAQFAGNGHWDQSNEHIKPRSLYYAQLQDRLGAGVASRAVLLPISTEASSSPPVAVAQELTRLSAQAAPTLRAFIEAAPSRQSIATQPTAPSIDQLKVKPAARPAAAAPLQVTSGKLVRGLALVTGRRQEVPWWNGSARPYGLRNPKPHVTRFVPGMTGPGLTDDLAEMTDSMRAENVVALSHNYGLWYERRRDDHERVKRMDGEVWGPFYEQPFARSGQGTAWDGLSRYDLTKYNKWYWGRLAEFADLADQKGLVLLNQHYFQHNIIEAGAHYADFPWRPVNNINHTGFPEPVPYAGDKRVFMAEQFYDVTDATRRPLHRAYIRQCLSNFVGKTGVVHLIGAEFTGPLSFVQFWLDTVKEWETETGQQATIALSTTKDVQDAILADPARAAVVDVIDINYWYYQADGSAYAPAGGQNLAPRQHARLLKPKRSSFEQVYRAVREYRQQFPGKAVLYSADSYDTFGWAVLLAGGSLPSLPHVADAQFAAAISAMTPLELPGQPAGQWALSNGSTGLLLYREGAAPAQLDLSALKGSFVVRRINPKTGQLSAGKETVKAGQLVTLPARGPEAEVLWLQKK, from the coding sequence ATGCTGCGCTTGCCGAAGCATGACACGCTAATTCAAGCTTCCTTCCCCCCGATTCGCCCAGTGCCCACTTCCCGCTTCCTGCCTGTTCTGCTGTTTCTCCTTGCCGCCAGTGCCGGGTCCGGGCTAGCGCAGGGCCCTAAGCCCGTAAAAAAACAGCCACCTGTTTCGACCGGCAAAGACGGCAAGCTGGAGTACGCCCCCGACTCGTTGGGCAACCGGATTCCGGACTTTTCCTACTGCGGCTACCGGGCCGGGGCGCAGGTTATTCCGCTGGTGCCCAGTAAAGTAACCGTACCCACCCAGACCGGGGATGCCACGGCCCGTATTCAGGCAGCCCTGGATTACGTGGCCACTCTGCCTCTGGGCAAGGACGGTTTTCGGGGTGCGGTGCTGCTGGGCAAAGGCCGGCACGAAATAGCCGGCCGCCTGCTTATCCGCGCCTCGGGCGTGGTGCTGCGCGGCAGCGGCATGGGCCCCGATGGAACTACGCTCCTGGGCACGGGCTACAGCCGGGAAAACCTGCTAACCCTGGCCGGCCGCAACAACCGAAAGCTAGAAACTGCCCAGCCGATTACCGACCGGTACGTGCCCGTCAATGCCCGCACGGTGCGCGTGGCCAACGCGGCAGGCTTCAAAACAGGTGACCGGGTGCGGGTGCAGCGGCCCAGCACGGCGGCCTGGATTCAGACGCTCGGCACCCAGTCATTTGGCGGGGGCGAATCGGCCCTGGGCTGGAAACCCGGGCAGCGCGACCTGTTCTGGGACCGGCAGGTAGTGGCTGTGGACGCCAACGGTATTACCCTGGATGCGCCCCTGACCACCGCCCTGGACCAAACCTACGGGGGCGGCACCGTGGCCCGTACTAGCTGGCCTGGCCTTATTTCGCAGGTCGGCGTGGAAAATCTGCGGCTGGAATCGGCGGTAGATGCGGCCAATGCCAAGGACGAAGACCACCGCTGGATGGCCATAGTGCTGGACAACGTGCAGGACGCCTGGGTGCGGCAGGTTGTGTTTCGCCATTTTGCCGGCTCGGCCGTGCTGGCCCAGGAAACCACCCGCCGTATCACCGTGGAGGACTGCATTTCCACCGAGCCAGTGTCGGAAATCGGTGGGGAGCGGCGCAACACGTTTATGACCAAGGGCCAACAGGGCCTGTTTCAGCGCCTCTACGCTGAGGCGGGCTACCACGACTTTGCCGTGGGTTACTGCGCAGCCGGCCCCAACGCCTTTGTGCAGTGCGAGGCCGAAGATGCCTTCAGCTTCAGCGGCGCCATCGACAGCTGGGCTGCGGGCACTTTGTTCGACATCGTGAAAGAGTACGGTCAGGCTCTGCGCTTCGGCAACCGGGAACAGGACGGCCAAGGAGCCGGCTGGGCCGCGGCCAACAGCGTGTTCTGGCAGTGTACCGCCGCCCGCGTGGACTGCTACCAGCCTCCCACGGCCCAGAACTGGGCGTTTGGCACCTGGGCGCAGTTTGCCGGCAACGGCCACTGGGACCAGTCCAACGAACATATTAAGCCCCGCAGCCTGTATTATGCGCAGCTCCAGGACCGTCTCGGCGCCGGCGTCGCCAGCCGCGCTGTGCTGTTGCCTATTTCCACCGAAGCCTCCAGCAGTCCGCCCGTAGCCGTGGCCCAGGAGCTGACCAGGCTCTCAGCTCAGGCTGCTCCTACCCTGCGGGCTTTCATTGAAGCCGCCCCGAGCCGGCAGTCCATTGCCACCCAACCCACGGCCCCGAGCATCGACCAGCTGAAGGTGAAGCCCGCCGCCCGGCCTGCCGCCGCCGCGCCCCTGCAGGTGACAAGCGGCAAGCTGGTGCGCGGCCTGGCTCTGGTAACGGGCCGCCGCCAGGAAGTGCCCTGGTGGAACGGTAGCGCTCGACCCTACGGCCTGCGCAACCCCAAGCCTCACGTCACGCGCTTCGTGCCAGGCATGACGGGCCCGGGCCTCACCGACGACCTGGCCGAAATGACCGACTCCATGCGGGCCGAAAACGTGGTGGCTTTGTCGCACAACTACGGCCTGTGGTACGAGCGCCGCCGCGACGACCACGAGCGGGTAAAGCGCATGGATGGCGAGGTATGGGGCCCGTTCTACGAGCAACCTTTCGCCCGCAGCGGACAGGGTACCGCTTGGGACGGCCTGAGCCGCTACGACCTGACCAAGTACAACAAATGGTACTGGGGCCGCTTGGCCGAGTTTGCCGACCTGGCCGACCAAAAAGGCCTCGTATTGCTCAACCAGCACTATTTCCAGCACAACATCATCGAGGCCGGGGCCCACTACGCCGACTTCCCCTGGCGGCCGGTCAATAACATTAACCACACCGGCTTCCCGGAGCCCGTGCCCTACGCCGGCGACAAGCGCGTGTTCATGGCCGAGCAGTTTTACGACGTGACGGATGCCACCCGCCGCCCCCTACACCGGGCCTACATCCGGCAGTGCCTGAGCAACTTCGTGGGCAAAACCGGCGTGGTCCACCTGATTGGAGCTGAATTCACCGGGCCCCTGAGCTTCGTGCAGTTCTGGCTCGACACGGTGAAGGAGTGGGAAACTGAAACCGGGCAGCAGGCCACCATTGCCCTGAGCACTACAAAAGACGTGCAGGACGCCATCCTCGCCGACCCCGCCCGGGCCGCCGTCGTCGACGTGATTGATATCAATTACTGGTACTACCAGGCCGACGGCAGCGCCTACGCCCCGGCGGGCGGCCAGAACCTGGCTCCCCGCCAGCACGCCCGCCTGCTCAAGCCCAAGCGCAGCTCCTTCGAGCAGGTGTACCGGGCCGTGCGCGAGTACCGCCAGCAGTTCCCGGGCAAAGCCGTGCTCTACTCGGCCGACAGCTACGACACCTTCGGGTGGGCCGTGCTGCTGGCCGGCGGCTCGTTGCCCAGCCTGCCCCACGTAGCCGATGCCCAGTTTGCCGCTGCTATATCCGCCATGACCCCACTGGAACTACCCGGTCAGCCTGCCGGCCAGTGGGCCCTAAGCAACGGCAGCACCGGCCTGCTGCTCTACCGCGAAGGTGCGGCCCCGGCCCAGCTCGATTTGTCGGCGCTGAAAGGCTCGTTTGTCGTGCGCCGCATCAACCCCAAAACCGGGCAGCTCAGCGCTGGCAAGGAAACCGTGAAAGCCGGGCAACTCGTGACGCTGCCGGCCCGGGGCCCGGAGGCCGAAGTGCTGTGGCTGCAGAAAAAGTAA
- a CDS encoding pectate lyase family protein codes for MKKIAGSLLGLAVSVSTHHAALAQYPQIPADVQKASKELMDEATRQSELAWAKAYPIIQQEARQGKPYIPWAARPIDLPQSPLLAFPGAEGGGAHSFGGRGGKVYVVTSLEDRGPGTLREACEQGGARTIVFNVAGIIRLKTPLIIRAPYITIAGQTAPGDGVCVAGESVWINTHDVVIRYMRFRRGETNVGRRDDAIGGNPIGNIMIDHVSASWGLDENMSMYRHMYNDSTGIAEQKLGTVNITIQNSIFSEALDTWNHAFGSTLGGENCTFMRNLWADNAGRNPSIGWNGVFNFANNVMFNWVHRSTDGGDYRAMYNIINNYYKPGPLTPKDSPVGHRILKPESGRSKLKYQVYGRAYVSGNIMEGNDKVTKDNWNGGVQVEELADAGKYTPDMRVNSPLPMPELTILPAQKAYGYVLENAGATLPKRDPVDTRVVEQVRTGKITYKDGVQLPETQFKHRRLPLDSYKQGIITDISQVGGYPTYAGQPYQDADKDGMPDQYEKKNKLNPNDASDASQVRGKDGYTNIEVYLNSVVPVKEVKPT; via the coding sequence ATGAAAAAAATTGCTGGCTCCCTTCTCGGTTTGGCCGTGTCCGTCTCGACCCACCACGCGGCCCTGGCCCAGTACCCCCAGATTCCGGCCGACGTGCAAAAAGCCAGCAAAGAGCTGATGGACGAGGCCACCCGCCAATCGGAGCTGGCCTGGGCCAAGGCCTACCCCATCATTCAGCAGGAAGCCCGCCAGGGCAAGCCCTACATTCCCTGGGCCGCCCGCCCCATCGACTTGCCCCAGTCGCCGCTGTTGGCGTTTCCGGGCGCGGAAGGCGGCGGAGCCCACTCCTTCGGGGGCCGGGGTGGCAAGGTCTACGTCGTGACCAGCCTGGAAGACCGGGGGCCGGGCACCTTGCGCGAGGCCTGTGAGCAGGGCGGAGCCCGCACCATCGTCTTCAACGTGGCCGGCATCATCCGGCTGAAAACTCCGCTCATTATCCGGGCGCCCTACATTACCATTGCGGGCCAGACCGCCCCCGGCGACGGGGTGTGCGTGGCCGGCGAATCGGTGTGGATTAATACTCACGACGTAGTGATTCGCTACATGCGCTTCCGTCGCGGCGAAACCAACGTGGGCCGCCGCGACGACGCCATCGGTGGCAACCCCATCGGCAACATCATGATTGACCACGTTTCAGCGAGCTGGGGGCTGGACGAGAACATGTCGATGTACCGCCACATGTACAACGACAGCACCGGCATTGCCGAGCAGAAGCTGGGCACGGTCAACATTACCATTCAGAACAGCATCTTCTCCGAGGCCCTCGACACCTGGAACCACGCCTTCGGCAGCACCCTGGGCGGGGAGAACTGCACCTTCATGCGCAACCTCTGGGCCGACAACGCGGGCCGCAACCCCTCCATCGGCTGGAACGGCGTGTTCAACTTCGCCAACAACGTCATGTTCAACTGGGTACACCGCTCCACCGACGGGGGCGACTACCGGGCCATGTACAATATTATCAACAACTACTACAAGCCCGGCCCCCTCACGCCCAAGGATTCGCCGGTGGGTCACCGCATCCTCAAGCCGGAGTCGGGCCGCAGCAAGCTCAAGTACCAGGTGTACGGCCGGGCCTACGTGAGCGGCAACATCATGGAAGGCAACGACAAGGTAACCAAGGACAACTGGAACGGCGGCGTGCAGGTAGAGGAGCTGGCCGACGCGGGCAAATACACGCCCGACATGCGCGTGAACTCGCCCCTGCCCATGCCCGAGCTGACCATTCTGCCGGCGCAGAAAGCCTACGGCTACGTGCTGGAAAATGCCGGTGCTACCCTGCCCAAGCGTGACCCGGTGGACACCCGCGTGGTGGAGCAGGTGCGCACCGGCAAAATCACCTACAAGGACGGCGTGCAGCTGCCCGAAACCCAGTTCAAGCACCGCCGCCTGCCCCTCGACTCCTACAAACAGGGCATCATCACCGACATCAGCCAGGTGGGTGGCTACCCCACCTACGCCGGCCAGCCCTACCAGGACGCCGACAAGGACGGCATGCCCGACCAGTACGAAAAGAAGAACAAGCTCAACCCTAACGACGCCTCCGACGCCAGCCAGGTCCGCGGCAAAGACGGCTACACCAACATTGAGGTATACCTCAACAGCGTGGTGCCGGTCAAAGAAGTCAAGCCGACCTAA
- a CDS encoding alpha-d-galacturonidase, translating into MRRSLWKHLATRYVLLGCLLLSSLCVQAAGPVSATGQRTIVLPKKAHARLRYGAERLATALRAVGYKVNITEQDKVGGKKGLIIVGRATDALLQQAASVLHAQQAKAAGKEGFAIVSADKNTILISGADNTGALYGCLELAEQVQSQQKLSGNIRLTDQPEMVLRGACIGVQKPYYLPGRTVYEYPYTPETFPWLYDKALWVKYLDMLADNRMNSLYLWNGHPFASLVRLKDYPYAVEVDDATFRKNEEMYRFLAQEADKRGIWVIQMFYNIIVSKPFAEHHGIKTQDRARPITPLLSDYTRKSIAAFVEKYPNVGLMVALGEAMEGVGQDDVDWFTQTIIPGVQDGLRALGQTEQPPIVLRAHDTDAPRVIKAALPLYKNLYTEAKFNGEALTTYTPRGSWAELHRTLSGMNSVHIENVHILANLEPFRYGSADFIQKSVQAMHGTYGANGLHLYPQASYWDWPYTADKTPERLLQVDRDWLWYKQWARYAWKADRPRPQEIDYWGQQLGQQFGTDAAAGKQVLEAYEQAGEIEPKLLRRYGITDGNRQTLTLGMLMTQLINPRRYGLFTLLYESEAPEGEMIIEYAEKEAKGEKHIGETPPQVAAEVVAHGQAAVAAIERAAPAVTKNQAEFARVKNDLYCQQALANFYADKVQAALLTLRYKYSKNMADLQAAEPYLVRSVQHWQRMVELTKDTYLYANSMQTAQRKIPMRGVDATYITWAEMLPVYQKELASFQGHLTQLKSTNAQLTMVDTSPLRNAPVTILSKAGSFRSGPGQSIFADTTVLLTALAPELAGLKGIRLDQAQMRKGTELRFTTKQPVKLLVGYFNAKSPRYLPVPTLEIDASANDYGQADIKISNAVTVAGLPPVNVHTYSFKAGTHTLNLGKGVALLLGFVPAEEPIRTYNAGLGAANKDGELDWLFE; encoded by the coding sequence ATGCGCCGGAGTCTGTGGAAGCACCTTGCCACTCGTTATGTTCTGCTCGGCTGCCTGCTGCTTTCCTCGCTCTGCGTTCAGGCTGCCGGGCCGGTTTCGGCCACCGGGCAGCGCACCATCGTGCTGCCTAAAAAGGCCCACGCCCGCCTGCGCTACGGGGCCGAGCGGCTGGCTACGGCTTTGCGGGCAGTTGGGTATAAGGTGAATATCACGGAGCAGGACAAAGTTGGCGGCAAAAAAGGCTTGATAATAGTGGGCCGCGCTACCGATGCACTGCTGCAGCAGGCCGCTTCGGTGCTTCATGCCCAGCAAGCCAAGGCTGCCGGCAAAGAAGGCTTTGCCATCGTATCGGCCGACAAAAATACGATTCTCATCAGCGGAGCCGACAACACTGGGGCACTGTACGGCTGCCTGGAGTTGGCCGAGCAGGTCCAAAGCCAGCAAAAGCTCAGTGGCAATATCCGCCTGACCGACCAGCCCGAAATGGTGCTGCGCGGGGCCTGCATCGGGGTGCAGAAGCCGTACTACCTGCCCGGGCGCACCGTGTACGAGTACCCCTATACGCCCGAAACCTTTCCCTGGCTCTACGACAAGGCCCTGTGGGTGAAGTACCTCGACATGCTGGCCGACAACCGCATGAACTCGCTCTACCTCTGGAACGGCCACCCCTTTGCGTCCCTGGTGCGCCTGAAGGACTACCCCTACGCGGTGGAAGTCGACGACGCGACGTTCCGCAAGAACGAGGAAATGTACCGTTTCCTGGCGCAGGAGGCCGATAAGCGCGGCATCTGGGTGATTCAGATGTTTTACAACATCATCGTTTCCAAGCCCTTTGCCGAGCACCACGGCATCAAAACCCAGGACCGGGCCCGGCCCATTACCCCGCTGCTGAGCGACTACACCCGCAAGTCCATTGCTGCCTTCGTGGAGAAATACCCCAACGTGGGCCTGATGGTAGCCCTGGGCGAGGCCATGGAAGGCGTGGGTCAGGACGACGTGGACTGGTTTACCCAAACCATCATTCCCGGCGTGCAGGACGGCCTGCGGGCCCTGGGCCAGACCGAGCAGCCGCCCATCGTGCTGCGCGCCCACGACACCGATGCCCCACGGGTTATCAAGGCCGCGCTGCCGCTGTACAAGAACCTGTATACCGAGGCCAAATTCAACGGCGAGGCCCTGACCACCTATACGCCCCGGGGTTCCTGGGCCGAGCTGCACCGCACCCTGAGCGGCATGAATTCGGTCCACATCGAAAACGTCCACATCCTGGCCAACCTGGAGCCCTTCCGCTACGGCTCGGCCGATTTCATCCAGAAATCAGTGCAGGCCATGCACGGTACCTACGGGGCCAACGGCCTGCACCTCTACCCCCAGGCCTCGTACTGGGACTGGCCCTACACCGCCGACAAAACGCCCGAGCGCCTGCTGCAGGTGGACCGGGACTGGCTCTGGTACAAGCAGTGGGCCCGCTACGCCTGGAAAGCCGACCGGCCCCGGCCGCAGGAAATTGACTACTGGGGCCAGCAGCTGGGACAGCAGTTCGGCACCGATGCCGCGGCTGGCAAGCAGGTGCTGGAAGCCTACGAACAGGCCGGCGAGATTGAGCCCAAGCTGCTGCGCCGCTACGGCATCACCGACGGCAACCGCCAGACCCTGACCCTGGGCATGCTCATGACCCAGCTCATCAACCCCCGGCGCTACGGCCTGTTTACGCTGCTCTATGAGTCGGAAGCGCCGGAAGGGGAGATGATTATCGAGTACGCCGAAAAGGAGGCGAAAGGGGAGAAGCACATCGGTGAAACCCCGCCCCAGGTGGCGGCCGAAGTGGTAGCCCACGGCCAGGCCGCTGTGGCGGCAATTGAGCGGGCGGCGCCGGCTGTCACAAAGAACCAGGCCGAATTTGCCCGGGTCAAAAACGACCTGTACTGCCAGCAGGCCCTGGCCAATTTCTACGCCGACAAGGTGCAGGCCGCCCTGCTGACGTTGCGCTACAAGTATTCCAAAAACATGGCCGACCTGCAGGCCGCCGAGCCCTACCTGGTGCGCAGCGTGCAGCACTGGCAACGTATGGTGGAGCTGACCAAGGATACCTACCTCTACGCCAACAGCATGCAGACGGCCCAGCGCAAAATCCCGATGCGCGGCGTGGATGCCACCTACATTACCTGGGCCGAAATGCTGCCCGTCTACCAGAAAGAGCTGGCCAGCTTTCAGGGCCACTTAACCCAGCTGAAATCCACCAACGCCCAGCTGACCATGGTGGATACCAGCCCGCTGCGCAACGCCCCGGTAACCATCCTGAGCAAGGCTGGCAGCTTCCGGTCCGGGCCGGGCCAGTCCATTTTCGCCGATACTACCGTGCTGCTCACAGCCTTGGCCCCCGAACTGGCCGGGCTCAAAGGCATTCGCCTCGACCAGGCCCAGATGCGCAAAGGCACCGAGCTGCGCTTTACTACTAAACAGCCGGTAAAGCTGCTGGTGGGCTATTTCAACGCCAAGAGCCCGCGCTACCTGCCCGTGCCGACCCTGGAAATCGACGCCAGCGCCAACGACTACGGGCAGGCCGATATTAAAATCAGCAATGCCGTGACGGTGGCCGGCCTTCCGCCCGTGAACGTGCATACCTATTCCTTCAAGGCCGGTACGCATACGCTCAATCTGGGCAAGGGCGTCGCCCTGCTGCTGGGCTTTGTGCCGGCCGAGGAGCCCATCCGCACCTACAACGCCGGTCTGGGCGCCGCCAACAAGGATGGCGAGCTGGACTGGCTGTTTGAATAA